One segment of Primulina tabacum isolate GXHZ01 chromosome 6, ASM2559414v2, whole genome shotgun sequence DNA contains the following:
- the LOC142548848 gene encoding uncharacterized protein LOC142548848 produces MARGALLHLARSQTRSLTSVARFSPCPQTIGSKIDTNPVLKFTQVYKRMSSRSSTSEDANKISIGPQNRKEEENKEMGTGVVYCGPISNTIKKVKLLSLSTCCLSVSLGPVITFMTSPDMNVILKGAVASTVIFLSASTTAALHWFVSPYIHKLRWQPGSDSFEVEMLSWLATHLRRTIKFADIRHAETKRPFVTFKANGKFYFVDAEHCHNKALLAKLTPQKQAHGSAFKNL; encoded by the exons atggcGAGAGGTGCTCTCCTCCATTTGGCGCGATCTCAGACAAGAAGTTTGACTTCAG TTGCTAGGTTTAGTCCATGCCCACAGACAATTGGTTCCAAAATTGACACCAACCCTGTCTTGAAGTTTACCCAAGTTTACAAACGGATGTCATCTCGATCTTCAACATCTGAAGACGCTAACAAGATTAGTATTGGACCGCAGAACAGGAAAGAAGAGGAAAATAAAGAAATGGGCACAGGTGTTGTCTATTGTGGTCCCATATCAAATACTATCAAGAAAGTGAAGCTCCTCTCCCTTTCCACCTGCTGCCTTTCTGTTTCATTAGGGCCCGTCATCACTTTCATGACATCACCTGACATGAATGTTATTCTAAAGGGGGCAGTGGCATCTACCGTTATATTCCTCAGTGCTTCTACTACTGCTGCCCTTCACTGGTTTGTGAGCCCTTACATCCACAAACTGAGATGGCAACCTGGTTCAGACAGCTTTGAGGTAGAGATGTTGTCATGGCTGGCAACACATTTACGAAGAACCATCAAGTTTGCAGATATTCGACATGCAGAAACAAAAAGGCCTTTTGTGACCTTCAAGGCTAATggtaaattttattttgttgatgcGGAGCACTGCCACAATAAGGCATTGTTGGCAAAGCTGACCCCTCAAAAGCAAGCTCATGGGTCCGCCTTCAAGAACTTGTGA